The stretch of DNA GCACCAACTCATCGAGCAGTGGCACCCGCTCGGCGTCGTGGGCGTGATCTCGGCGTTCAACTTCCCGAACGCGGTCTGGGCGTGGAACGCGATGATCGCCCTGGTTTGTGGCGACTCGATCGTCTGGAAGCCGTCAGAGCAGACGCCGCTGATCTCACTGGCCTGTCACGAGATGGTCGTCCGCGCTGCCGCGACCATGCCCGAGGCGCCCGCCGCGCTGTCGTGTGTCGTCAACGGCGGCGCCGACGTTGGCGCGGCGCTTGCCGCCGATAAGCGCGTGCCGCTGGTGTCGGCGACGGGCTCGACGGCGATGGGGCGCAAGGTCGCTGTCGCCGTCGGTCAGCGGCTCGGGCGTTCACTGCTCGAACTCGGCGGCAACAACGCGATGATCGTCACGCCGACAGCCGACCTCGACCTCGCGGTGCGTGCGATCGTCTTCGCCGCGGTGGGCACCGCCGGCCAGCGCTGCACGAGCCTGCGGCGTTTAATCGTTCACTCCTCGATCGTCGACGAGCTAACAACGCGGCTCGAAAAGGCGTACAAGTCGCTGCCGATCGGCGACCCCACGAAGGAAGGCGTCCTCGTCGGCCCGCTGGTCAGCGAAGCGTCGTTCAACAACATGCAGACCAGCCTCGCCGCCGCCAAGCTCCAAGGGGGCGAGGTCCTCTGTGGGGGTGACCGCGTCACCGACGCGGTTCCGGCTGGCGGATTCTACGTCACGCCAGCGCTGGTGCGGATGCCTAAGCAGACCGAGGTGATGCTCGACGAGACCTTCGCGCCGCTCACCTACATCGTCACCTACGACACGCTCGATGAAGCGATGGCGATTCACAACGGCGTGCCGCAAGGCCTGTCGTCGGCGATCTTCACCGGCGACATCCGCGAAGCGGGCCGCTTTACCGGCCCCGCCGGCAGCGATTGCGGCATCGCCAACGTCAACATCGGCACCAGCGGCGCCGAGATCGGCGGCGCCTTCGGCGGCGAGAAGGACACCGGCGGCGGCCGTGAGAGTGGCTCCGACAGCTGGAAGCAGTACATGCGCCGCACGACCACAACGGTCAACTACGGCGCCGCCCTGCCACTCGCGCAGGGAGTGAAGTTTGACGTTTGAGAGCGACCAGCTGTCAGCGATCAGCTTTCAGCTATCTTGGTGCAGCTGACCGCTGAAAGCTGACCGCTATGCCAACCACCCGACTCGCCCCGTCGCCGACCGGCGCCCTCCACTTGGGGAACGCGCGGACGTTCTTGGTGAACTGGGCCATCGCGCGGCAGCGTGGTTGGCGTGTGCTGCTGCGGATTGAGGACCTCGACGGGCCGCGCATCAAAGCGGGCGCCACCGAAGCGGCGATCGATATCTTGCAGTGGCTCGGCATGGATTGGGACGAGGGCCCGATCTACCAATCATCCGACCTCATGCCGTACGGGACCGCGCTCACCAAGCTCATTGAAGCGGGCGAGGCGTATCCGTGCCGTTGCACACGCACCCAGATACTGGCGGCCAGCCTCAGCGCCCCCAACGCGGGCGACCACGAGCTGCGTTATCCGGGAACATGCCGGCCCACAAAATCAGACGCCAAAGGCGCTCTGTGGGAGGGGTCTCCCGACCCCGATGACGCGGCCCATCCCGCAACGGCCCGCAGCGCGAAACCGGGGTCGAGAGACCCCTCCCAAAAAAGTCTCCACGACCCCAGCGTCGCCTGGCGCCTCATCGCACCTGACGAAGAGAGAGCGTTCAACGACGCCTTCCTCGGCCCGCAGCGGTTCAACCCGCAACTTGAGGTCGGTGATTACCTGGTCGCCACCAAAGGGGGCCAGCCCAGCTACCAGCTCGCCGTCGTCGTCGATGACGCGCGGCAAGGCGTCACGCACGTCGTCCGCGGCGCCGACCTGGCGCCAAGCACCGCGCGACAGCTTTTGCTCTACGAACGTCTCAAGCTCGGCGCGCCACCTCAGTACCTGCACCTCCCAATCGTCATCGGCGAAGACGGCCGCCGCCTCGCCAAACGCCACGGCGATACGCGACTGTCACACTACCGCGACCTCGGAACCACGCCCGAACGAGTCGTCGGTTTGCTTGCCGAATGGAGCGGCATCGGTCCACGTAGCGAGATGACTGCCAAAGAGTTCGCGCAGCGCTTCGACCTTTCACGCCTGTCGCACGAGCAAGTCGTCTTCACAACCGCCGACGATGCTTGGCTGACGGAAAAGAGTTAACCACGACGGACACAAAGAACACGACGGCTCGTCACTGGGACTAGCGTTGTCCCGCTAGTACGGCCGTCGTGTCCTTCGTGCCCGTTGTGGTGCATTTTTTTAACCGGACGCTAAGGCGTGCCGGCTGATGAGCAGCCGCATCGCTATCAGCCGCGGGGCCTTAGCCCCCGGTTCATTACACACGTAGATAAACCTTATTGCGATCCATCCACCAACAAATCAGCCACAACACGAGGCCCACCGCAAGGTTGCCCACGAGTAGCGTGAACGTCTCGCCGAAGACCGCGAAGGCATCGGCTCCGAGGTGCGTCGTCAGATTCATCAGCACCCACGACGCCAGCGTCCAGGTCATCACGTACATCGCCAGCGGGTTGCGGCCGACCACGCCCGCGGGCCAGGCCCAGCGCCGCACGCCCGCCACATCGATCAGGCCGTAGAGGGCGCCGAGAATCCACAAGCAAAGCCCGCCTGATGCGAGGGTGAAGCTCGGCGTCCAATTCTTCTTTACCAGTGGGCAGACGCCGCTGAGATCGAGCGCAACGCCTATCCCGATGAGCACGGTTCCCCAGCCGAAGTGCCACAGCAGCTTGGCTTGCGCTGTCCGGTCTCTCTTAAGGGTTTGTCCAGCCAATAAGCCCAGCGCCATTGTCGCTAGCGATGGTAGGAAGTTCAGCGTGTAGTAACCGCCGTTGTTAATGACGAAGGGCTCACTGCGCGGCGGCAGGTTGAGGAGCCAGCGGTCGATCGCCACCCCGGGGCCGACGTTCTCGTTCCAGTGCGACCAGAAGCCGGTGAAGTGCGCGACGACGTTGGGGGCATTCGTCGGCACGGGCCAAAGCGCGAACAGCAACCATGACACGACGAGGATCGCGACGATGGCGATCACCTGAACGCGCGGCGTACGAGTCGCCAACCAGAACAGCGGCAGGTATGCCAAGCCGATCTGCGACACCACGTCTTCCAGCGTCCAGTGCGTCTCGTCGCGGCCGACCGATCGCAGGAAGATTCCCAGCAGCACCAGTAGCAGCGCTCGGACTGCCGCGTGGCGCCAGAGTTCGGCGTCGCTCGCGCCGCGGCGTTTGCGGGACACGTACGAGTACGGCAGCGACACGCCGACCATGAACATGAACGACGGCTGGATCATGTCCCACAGCGTCAGTCCGCGCCACACCACGTGCTCGAACTGATCCATCACCGGCCGCAACCAAGGATGAGCGTGAGCAATCGGTTCTTGCCATCCCCAGTTGGGTACGGTGAAGGCGAGCAGCAGCATCGTCAGCCCGCGATAAACGTCGAGCGACTCCAGCCGCTGCGGCGTCGAGGTGGGGACACTAACGGCGGGCGATACGTTCTCCATGCGGAGCAGCGTAACCGATAGGTTCCACCTTTTGTGGGAGGGGTCTCCAGACCCCGATGGCGCGCACCATCACGCAACGGCATGGACACCGCAATCGGGGTCTGGAGACCCCTCCCACAGAGAGCAAAAGCTCTCCGTTAGCCATGCAATTCCGCCAACGCCTCCGCTAACGCCCGCACTGTCCCCGGCTGCCCCTCCAAAAACAATTGCGGCTCGATGTACTCCGCCTCCATCAGCAACGCCGTCCCGCCGTTGTCCACCAGATCGATCCGCGCAAACGTCGTCGCCGGCCCCGCCTCAATCGTTTGCTTAGCAGCGTCCAAAACATGCCGCGGCGGCGTTTCGGCGGTGACGATCGCGCCGAACTCGGGCTGCGAACGGATATCGCCCCGCGTCGGCCGCTTCCGCACCGCGTGCTGGAACTCGCCCGCCACAAAGACCAGCGACCACTCCCCTACGGTCCGAATCGCCGGCACGAGCGGTTGGAATAGCACGTCGTAAGTCCACGACCGCACGCCGTCTGCGTTGGGCTCCAGGTCATTCAGCGAATGGATCTCTAAGCCCGACGACCCGGCGCCTACCGTCGGCTTGACGACCAGTTCCTCACAACCGAAGGCAGCGAAGTGCTCCTCAAGCCGACACGCCACGCCCTCCGCAACGAGCACGGTCGGGACCGTCGGCGCCCCCCGCGACTGGAGTTCGAGCAGATACTTCTTATCGATGTTCCACTCGATCACGTCGAGCGGATTCACCAGCCGCCCCCGTTCGGCGACAGCCCGCCGCCACACAACAAACGCGTCCCGCTTAGCGATGTAGTTCCAAGTCGAACGAATGACGCAGAGGTCCTCGCTCGCCAGCCGCCAATCGCCGCTGTCCCAAGGCCGAATCGCCGCCGCTTGACTCTGCGACGACAGGGCATCGAGCAGCAGGTGGTCTTCGGGGACCCCTGCGGGGTGATCGGAGCAAGTGGCGAGGTAGATCATGGGTTCGGATCGTAACCGACGCTCGCTTCAGGGCGCCATGCTCACGACTCACCGTGCACACTAGTGAGGGATGCAGCGAACATACGAGGTCGTTGCTGACACGAGTGGGCGCCTCGCGTATGCCGTAACCAATATTCCCCACATAAGTAATGAGAACGAATTTGGTTCTGGGATAGACGAAAATTTTTGCAGGCCGAATCGACCCACTGCTTGGAACGGGTGTGGCAGACCATTCACTAGAACGCGTACGTTCTGCAGGGTGGCTCCCTCAGAGAAGTCAACACGCCCCGTAGCGCCCTCGTCGATACGGGCGATGAGGCGAGAACCGACGTACGTGATGCCGCTTTGATCCACGGGAAAGGTCGTTGTGATTACTTCATCCACGACGCCGGCAGAACCGAATTCTGCTAGCTGTTGATAATGGTGACTTGATGGACTCGCGCCGCGTCCAGGAACAAATCGCATCCCGAAGTTCGCCGACCCATTCCCTTCAATTACTCCCCGTACTCTCCAAGTGAACTCGACCATGTGTTCAACTCCCGGATCATAAGGCCATGGGATCGGGGGAAGGCCGTTGAACTCCAGCAAATCCCCGGCCTCTGCCAGTGCGAGCACGCCTCCCAGTGGGTCGGCTTTCTCAGCTGATGCTATTAGCTTGTTGGCGTTTGCTAATGCTGAAACGTGAGGGAGGCTCTCAGAGATTTCAGGCAGCCCCTCGAACCTCGTTACTTGCCCCGTGGTTTGATTGACGTCGCGCACCAAGACCTGAAGGGCGCTGAGTTGCGACTGTGCTTCACACGTCTCGACGAATCCCAAGGCAAGGACAAGTAGAACCCAGACACTGGCGATACGGTCCTTTCTCATTTTTATAACCTCTCACTCTACCGAGATGAGTGCGGCGATATGCAAGCAATCGCGGCCAGCTGATGTTGGCTACCTTTGTAGCACACGATGCAATCGAAGGGGTTCAGGGTCGCAACGACCCCCCGGGGGATGCGTCCTCGCGGCGTACATTCCGCCACTCGGAGGGTCCGTCTAGCGCCTTCGACCCCCGACCACACAGCCTCGCACTCCGCAGGTCACAGCAGGCCCAGGAAGGGCCCTAGAAGGCCGTCTGCGGGCCGTTTGTGGGCACAGGCGGCAAAGTGGTCGACCGCGGGCAAGAGGGCGCCAGAGGGCCCATTCTGGGGCTTGTAGCGGGGGTCTTCTTTACCGGCTTCTTGCGGCCTTTTTGCTTGCTTTTGGCCAGCCAATTGGCGTTGGAAAAACGCTGCGTGGCGCCACCCGCGGCTAGCGCCGACGGCTCAATAGGTCGCTTGCGCTCCCTCGTCCCCCGTCCCTTATCCCCTCAGCCCTATAACCCCTCGTCCCTAATTGAACAAAAAGTGACACACATCCCCGTCGCGCATCACATACGCCTTCCCCTCGACGCGCATCTTGCCCGCTTCGCGGATTGCTTTCTCCGTGTGGAGGGCGACGAGGTCATCGACGGAGTACGTCTCGCAGCGGATGAAGCCTTTCTCGAAGTCGGTGTGGATCACGCCGGCGGCTTGGGGGGCGGTGGCGCCGATGGGGATCGTCCAGGCGCGGACTTCTTTCTCGCCGGCGGTGAAGTAGCTCTGTAGGCCGAGCAGCTTGTAGGCCGCCCGCGCGAGCGACGCCAGCGCCGGCTCGGTGAGGCCGACCGACTCGAGCATCTCGGCGCGGTCCGCTTCGTCGAGTTCGGCGAGCTCCGCTTCCAGCCGTGCACAGACCGCCACGACCTCGCCCCCCTCGGCCGCGGCCCGTTCGCGGACGCGCTTCACGAGTTCGCCTTCGCCGAGAAGGTCGTCCTCTTCGACGTTGGCGACGTACAACACACGCTTCGACGTGAGCAGTTGCAACTCGCGGAGGATTTTTGCTGAGGCCGGGTCTTCATACACAAGGCCACGGATCGGCGTGCCTTCGGCGAGGCGGTCGTGGCACTCCTGCAAGATCTCGACCTTGCGCTTGGCGTCCTTGTCGCCGGTGCGGGCGTTCTTCTGTGCTTTGTGGATTTGCTGCTCGACCGATTGCAGGTCGGCCAGCATCAGCTCGGTGTCGATGGTCTCGATGTCGCGGATCGGATCGACCGAGCCCTCGACGTGGATGATGTCGGGGTCGTCGAAGCAGCGGACGACGTGCAGGATGGCGTCGACGTTGCGGATGTGGGTGAGGAACTGGTTGCCGAGGCCCTCGCCCTCGCTGGCGCCGCGGACGATGCCAGCGATGTCCACGAGCTGGAGGATGGCGGGGATCACCTTCTGCGTCTTGATGTAGGACTGGATGGTGTCCAGCCGCGAGTCGGGGACGGGGACGGCGCCGACGTTGGGCTCGATCGTGCAGAACGGGTAGTTCTCGCTGGCGATCCCGGCCGAGGTGAGGGCGTTAAACAGGGTGCTCTTGCCGACGTTCGGCAGGCCAACGATGCCAGCTTCCATAGGAGAGGGGTTAGGGGCTGAGGGGCGAGGGGCTGAGGGAAAACTTGGGGCGGGGCACGATTCTAGGCCGCCGAGGCCCCGGGCGACACTGCTCCCACGAATGACGTCGTGGGCTCCTGGCCGCATTCCGCCCCCTTATCGCCTAGCTCCTAATCCCTAGCCCCTCCGCCAAAGGCGCGTAGTCTCCGCGGCCTCGTGCCGTCATAATGGGGAAGCTGTATCGATCGCCCACGAGGGACACTCCTGCGATGTCAACTTCTAAGTTGCTCTCCGTCTACCTGACGCTCGTCCTCCTGCTAGCAGGGGGAGCGCCCGTTCTGGCCCAAGAAGCGGCGCCGACCGAGACCCCGGCTGCAGAACCGGCCGAAGAAGCCGCCCCGGCTGCCGATGTAGCCGCCGACGACTCGGCCGTGGAAGACGGCGACGCCGTTGATGAAGAGGAGCCCGGGGAGGGAGACGACGCGGCGGCGATGGAAGAGGCGGAGCCCACCGAGGACGGCGCCGTTGAAGACAAGGCCTCCGAAGGAGAGGCCGCCGACGAGAAACCGGCCGCAAATCCCGCCGAGCCCGAGGACCCCGAGAACCCCGGCGCAGCCGAACTGAACCGGGCGATCGAGCTCAAGCTCGACGCGGACGACCTGCAAGACCTCAACGAGGTCGTCGATCTTTTGGACGAAGGCCTCTCCAAGGGCCTCGACCCGGAGAACTCCGACTTCGCCGAGGAGATGCTCGTCGCCACGCTGCTGCAACGCGCGGCGAGCTTCTCGCAGGTGGTGCTCAGCCAGCCGATCGCCGACCCGAGGCGTGACCCGCGTTGGATCCAGATCCGCCAGTACGCGCTAACGGACCTGCAGCGCGTCGTCGCGCTCGACCCGAAGCAGTCGCAGGCGTGGCTGCTGTTGGGGCGGTTGCAGTCGCTGCCGCTGGGCAGCTCGAGCGAGGCGCGTCGGGCGCTGACGCAGGTGATCCGTCTCGCCGAAGAAGCGGCCAACGACCCCGAGGCCGAGACGCCCGAGCCCACCGCTATCGCCCAAGCGTACGCGCTCCGCGGCGCGGCGCAGAAGGACGGGGCCAGCCGGTTGGAGGACTTCAACAAGGCGATCGAACTCGACCCCGAGAAAGAAGAGTACCTCTTGCTCCGCGCGCAAGCCCACCGCGCCGACGGCGACGGCAAGGCGTGCCTGGCGGACATCGAGAAGGCGATCGAGACGGCGCCGGAGAATCCCAAAGCCTACGAGCTGAAGGCGCTGGCCCTGCTGATGCTCGATCGGCAGGAAGAGGCGCTCGAGGCGTTCAACAAGGCGTCGGAACTCGCGCCGGAGTTGCTCACGCCCTACCAATACCGCAGCGAGCTGCTCAGCCAGCAGGGCAAGGTCGACGAGGCGATCGCCGAACTCGACAAGTCGCTCAAGCTGCAACCGAACAACTTGGCGTCGCTCTTGATCCGCGCGCAGCTGCTCTCCGAGAACGAGGAGTACGAGAAGGCGCTCCAGGACGTCGAGTCGATTCTCAAGCAACAGCCCGCCCTGGTCCGCGCGCACCAAATGAAGGCCCAGCTGCTCAACCAACTCGGCCGCACGGACGAAGCGGTCGCGATGCTCGAGAAGCTGATCGGCATCGACCCGAACCTGACCGAGCTCCAGCTACAGCTGCTCGGCATCTATACCGAGAAGCAGATGGCGCCCGAGGCGATCGAGCTGGCGACGAAAATCCTTGAAGCCGCCGAAGCTGCCGGGGAGAACGGTGCCAGTGAGTCCAGCGACCTTGTGCGGCGCTTGCGTGGCGACATGTACCTCTATGCCGGCGATCACGAGGAAGCGATCGCCGACTTCGAGAAGGCGCTAGAGAAGAACCCGAACGAGCCGGGCGTGCTCAACAACTACGCCTGGACGCTGGCCACGAGCCCCTACGCGTCGGTCCGCGACGGCAAGAAGGCGGTCGAGCTGGCGACCAAGGCGGCCGAGGTGACCGAGTACGCCGCGCCGCACATCCTCAGCACACTCGCCGCGTCGTACGCCGAGGCGGGCGACTTCGAGCAAGCGGTGAAACGCGCCGAGGAAGCGATCGCCAAGGCGGACGAACTGAAGACGCTCGACGACTACGACGGCCAGCTCGAGGCCGAGCTGCAATGCTACAAGTCGGGGGAGCCCTGGCGCGAGTTGCAGAAGCTCGACGTCGCGGGCCCGGCGAGCGAAGCCGACAAGGAGATCGCGGAGGCCGAGAAGTCCGCCGACGATAAGCCCATGACGACCGAGCCGAAGGCCAACGCCCCAACGCCGCCGGCGACGATCGACGACACGCCGGCGCGGTCGATCGATTTCTGACGGGCGGCTGATCTCTTTTCTACTTCTCCCGGAACCCCCGAGAGCGACCACTATGCGTAACGGCATCTTCGCGGTTGTGGCGTTGACGATGGGCGGTGTGGTCCAGGCCGACCCGCCGTCGCAACAGCCCGTCCCGCAGCAATTCGTCGAAGACCTCAGCGAGCTGCGTCAGCAGGTCGGTCCGTCACCGAGCACCCAAGCCGAGTTCGCCCAGGCGATCCGTGACGTGGCCGAGAAGCGTCGAGCCGCCGGCGGAATGTGGAGCGATTCTGCAACGGAACCGTCGGGTGAGGCATGGATTGCCGACGGCGCGCCGCAGCCGATGCCGCAGCCGACGCGGAACCCGTGGAACGCCTTTGAATCACAATCGCCGCGGGGTTACGTGACCCCGGTCAACAACCCCTATCAGGCGCCGTACTCCCAGCCGGTCTCGCCGCCGCATCAGGGCCCCCACCCCGGCCACCACGCTGGCCCGCGTCCGCCGAAGGTGCTGCTGGAGGACTCGGCGTTCGACCTGGAGCGGATGGCCCACGAGCTGGACAAGGCCGAGCTGTACGAAGAGGCCGACGCCCTCCGCGACGCGGCCGACCGGCTCCGCCAGACCGCCCGCCGACAGAACCAGACCGCCCCTCGGCAGGGGAAGCCGGCCGACAACTTCCCGGCGCTGCAAGAGCTGCCCGGCCCCAGCCCTGATGCGACTGAGCACCCTCACGCTGCCGAGCGGGCTCGCCGAGCCGTGCAGGAGGCCAACGAGCGGGTCCGGCAGATGGAGCGACAGGTCTCCGAAATGGAGGCCCGGATCGAGCGACAGGCCGCAGAAACGCGCCGGCGGCTGCAGCAGTTGCAGGAACGGGCGCGGGGGGGGACGAAGAGCGACGAGCGAGAGCGTCAGGAGGCCCTAGAAGGCCTCCTACGGCCCCGTGAGCGTCGCCCCGACCGTAGTGGTGGGGATCGCTCTGAACTGCCGCCTAGGGGCGTTTATGGCGGTCCTACGGACCCACCGCCACCGCCCAGTTAGCCCCCGGTCACTTAGCCCCCGGTCAATGACCGGGGGCTAAATTACGAGCCCTGGGGCCCTACGCTAATTAACCCCCGCGGCTCCCGCAGTTTGACACCCCCGCAGACCGCCATTAGTCTGTAAATAGCAAGGGGTTACGACTCGCCCAGCCGCAATCGATCCACACGCAGGCTGATCAGCCGCGGGCGGAAGCCAGCGGAGCAGTCGAGTTGTCTCCCCCTTCGGCCGTGGGCTTCCGCCCCCGGCTAAGACTCCGATCATCGACACGCTCCTTCTGCGCGCTCCCTATGACGAAGCTCGGCAAGTTTCTGATCGACAAGCGGGTCATCGGTCCCGACCAATGGACCGAGGCCGAGGGCATCGCCAAGAAAAGCGGCAAGAAGCCCGAAGAGGTGCTGATCGACCTCGGCTACGCCTCCGCCGAGCAGATCACCCAGGCCCGCGCGGACCTCAACGGCTTCGACTTCATCAACCTGCAAGACGTGCCGATCCCGCCGGCGGTGGTGGAGCTCGTCCCCGAGTCGGTCGCGCGCGAGAACGCGGTCATCCCGATCGAAGAGAAGGAAGACTCGCTGGTTGTCTGCGTCAGCGACCCCGACGACTTCGAGACGATCGAGAAGCTGCAGTTCATTCTCAACCGCAAGATCGACATCGCGCTGGCGACGCGCGAGCACATCCTCGAAGCGATCAACCGCAACTACGGCCAGATGGGCGATGAGTCGGCCGACTCGATGCTGCAAGAGTTTACCGACACGGCGATCGACTTCACCGAGACCGAGAACGACGACACCGAGGACGACAACGACGTCGACGAGGCCTCCGCGCCGGTCGTGAAGCTTGTGCAGCTGATGATCGGCGAAGCGGTGCAGCTCCGCGCGTCGGACATCCACGTCGAACCGTTCGAGGATCGCATCCGCATCCGCTACCGGATCGACGGCGTGTTGGTGGAGCGTGACAGCCCGCCGCGGCGTTTGTTGGGCGCGTTGCTGTCGCGCATCAAGATCCTCGCCAAGATGGACATCAGCGAGCGCCGCCGCTGCCAAGACGGCCGCATCAAGATCACCGCCGGCGGCAAGGAGCTCGACCTGCGGGTGAGCATGATGCCGACCAACCACGGCCAGACCTGTGTGATGCGGCTGCTGGACAAGGATAACATCAAGGTCGGCGTCCGCCAGCTCGGCCTGTCGGAGCGCGACTTCAAGGTCTTC from Botrimarina mediterranea encodes:
- the amaB gene encoding L-piperidine-6-carboxylate dehydrogenase, with product MELPTNLLPALIDGVRPGVAIGADYQLGSGAAFEPLSPIDGELTSKCGAASPADVGAAVAAAHEAFLQWRTVPAPVRGQLVLRIGEMARRHKAELAKLITLEAGKIPSEAEGEVQEWIDVCDFAVGLSRQLYGLSIASERPEHQLIEQWHPLGVVGVISAFNFPNAVWAWNAMIALVCGDSIVWKPSEQTPLISLACHEMVVRAAATMPEAPAALSCVVNGGADVGAALAADKRVPLVSATGSTAMGRKVAVAVGQRLGRSLLELGGNNAMIVTPTADLDLAVRAIVFAAVGTAGQRCTSLRRLIVHSSIVDELTTRLEKAYKSLPIGDPTKEGVLVGPLVSEASFNNMQTSLAAAKLQGGEVLCGGDRVTDAVPAGGFYVTPALVRMPKQTEVMLDETFAPLTYIVTYDTLDEAMAIHNGVPQGLSSAIFTGDIREAGRFTGPAGSDCGIANVNIGTSGAEIGGAFGGEKDTGGGRESGSDSWKQYMRRTTTTVNYGAALPLAQGVKFDV
- a CDS encoding glutamate--tRNA ligase family protein, whose translation is MPTTRLAPSPTGALHLGNARTFLVNWAIARQRGWRVLLRIEDLDGPRIKAGATEAAIDILQWLGMDWDEGPIYQSSDLMPYGTALTKLIEAGEAYPCRCTRTQILAASLSAPNAGDHELRYPGTCRPTKSDAKGALWEGSPDPDDAAHPATARSAKPGSRDPSQKSLHDPSVAWRLIAPDEERAFNDAFLGPQRFNPQLEVGDYLVATKGGQPSYQLAVVVDDARQGVTHVVRGADLAPSTARQLLLYERLKLGAPPQYLHLPIVIGEDGRRLAKRHGDTRLSHYRDLGTTPERVVGLLAEWSGIGPRSEMTAKEFAQRFDLSRLSHEQVVFTTADDAWLTEKS
- a CDS encoding acyltransferase family protein codes for the protein MENVSPAVSVPTSTPQRLESLDVYRGLTMLLLAFTVPNWGWQEPIAHAHPWLRPVMDQFEHVVWRGLTLWDMIQPSFMFMVGVSLPYSYVSRKRRGASDAELWRHAAVRALLLVLLGIFLRSVGRDETHWTLEDVVSQIGLAYLPLFWLATRTPRVQVIAIVAILVVSWLLFALWPVPTNAPNVVAHFTGFWSHWNENVGPGVAIDRWLLNLPPRSEPFVINNGGYYTLNFLPSLATMALGLLAGQTLKRDRTAQAKLLWHFGWGTVLIGIGVALDLSGVCPLVKKNWTPSFTLASGGLCLWILGALYGLIDVAGVRRWAWPAGVVGRNPLAMYVMTWTLASWVLMNLTTHLGADAFAVFGETFTLLVGNLAVGLVLWLICWWMDRNKVYLRV
- a CDS encoding ATP-grasp domain-containing protein, yielding MIYLATCSDHPAGVPEDHLLLDALSSQSQAAAIRPWDSGDWRLASEDLCVIRSTWNYIAKRDAFVVWRRAVAERGRLVNPLDVIEWNIDKKYLLELQSRGAPTVPTVLVAEGVACRLEEHFAAFGCEELVVKPTVGAGSSGLEIHSLNDLEPNADGVRSWTYDVLFQPLVPAIRTVGEWSLVFVAGEFQHAVRKRPTRGDIRSQPEFGAIVTAETPPRHVLDAAKQTIEAGPATTFARIDLVDNGGTALLMEAEYIEPQLFLEGQPGTVRALAEALAELHG
- the ychF gene encoding redox-regulated ATPase YchF; the encoded protein is MEAGIVGLPNVGKSTLFNALTSAGIASENYPFCTIEPNVGAVPVPDSRLDTIQSYIKTQKVIPAILQLVDIAGIVRGASEGEGLGNQFLTHIRNVDAILHVVRCFDDPDIIHVEGSVDPIRDIETIDTELMLADLQSVEQQIHKAQKNARTGDKDAKRKVEILQECHDRLAEGTPIRGLVYEDPASAKILRELQLLTSKRVLYVANVEEDDLLGEGELVKRVRERAAAEGGEVVAVCARLEAELAELDEADRAEMLESVGLTEPALASLARAAYKLLGLQSYFTAGEKEVRAWTIPIGATAPQAAGVIHTDFEKGFIRCETYSVDDLVALHTEKAIREAGKMRVEGKAYVMRDGDVCHFLFN
- a CDS encoding tetratricopeptide repeat protein; translated protein: MSTSKLLSVYLTLVLLLAGGAPVLAQEAAPTETPAAEPAEEAAPAADVAADDSAVEDGDAVDEEEPGEGDDAAAMEEAEPTEDGAVEDKASEGEAADEKPAANPAEPEDPENPGAAELNRAIELKLDADDLQDLNEVVDLLDEGLSKGLDPENSDFAEEMLVATLLQRAASFSQVVLSQPIADPRRDPRWIQIRQYALTDLQRVVALDPKQSQAWLLLGRLQSLPLGSSSEARRALTQVIRLAEEAANDPEAETPEPTAIAQAYALRGAAQKDGASRLEDFNKAIELDPEKEEYLLLRAQAHRADGDGKACLADIEKAIETAPENPKAYELKALALLMLDRQEEALEAFNKASELAPELLTPYQYRSELLSQQGKVDEAIAELDKSLKLQPNNLASLLIRAQLLSENEEYEKALQDVESILKQQPALVRAHQMKAQLLNQLGRTDEAVAMLEKLIGIDPNLTELQLQLLGIYTEKQMAPEAIELATKILEAAEAAGENGASESSDLVRRLRGDMYLYAGDHEEAIADFEKALEKNPNEPGVLNNYAWTLATSPYASVRDGKKAVELATKAAEVTEYAAPHILSTLAASYAEAGDFEQAVKRAEEAIAKADELKTLDDYDGQLEAELQCYKSGEPWRELQKLDVAGPASEADKEIAEAEKSADDKPMTTEPKANAPTPPATIDDTPARSIDF
- a CDS encoding GspE/PulE family protein, whose amino-acid sequence is MTKLGKFLIDKRVIGPDQWTEAEGIAKKSGKKPEEVLIDLGYASAEQITQARADLNGFDFINLQDVPIPPAVVELVPESVARENAVIPIEEKEDSLVVCVSDPDDFETIEKLQFILNRKIDIALATREHILEAINRNYGQMGDESADSMLQEFTDTAIDFTETENDDTEDDNDVDEASAPVVKLVQLMIGEAVQLRASDIHVEPFEDRIRIRYRIDGVLVERDSPPRRLLGALLSRIKILAKMDISERRRCQDGRIKITAGGKELDLRVSMMPTNHGQTCVMRLLDKDNIKVGVRQLGLSERDFKVFNQLIKRPNGIFLVTGPTGSGKTTTLYASLNELNRPDRKIITAEDPVEYYLPGINQVEVKHSIGLDFALIIRAMLRQAPNVILVGEMRDYETASMGIQASLTGHLVFSTLHTNDAPGAVTRMIDMGVPAYLVASSVIGILAQRLVRVNCSKCKAPFEYKQSDLDAAGITPEMAASATFMRGRGCNNCGGSGYRGRLGVFELMTMNSRVRELAFQGAATQEIGREARKLGMTTLYDDAIRKVCLGVTTLDEVFRVAKKTED